The DNA region CTTCCAGCGTGGGACGCGCTTCTTTATCTTCCTGATGGGAACGACGAATATGACCTCCTCACCGGGCTTAATCGGCATTTACACCACCTCACTCCTTGAGCTTGGTCCTCCTCCAGTGCCTCCTCTTCGGGTGAGTGAGAACCTTCCTGTTCGTCTTGACTATAACCCATACCGGAACGCGCCTGTTCTGCTTGTTAGCCTTCGCGAGCCTGAGCTTTTTGGCGAGTGGCTTGTACCTTGACATGGTCACACCCCCTTACAATGCCTGTTGATGCTTTGGGGATGCGTTTTTAAGCTTTTTCGTAAAGGGAAGAAAAGAGGTCAGCGCCTCCTCAACAGGAGGAGGGGCAGTAGTGCGAGCCCAACCAGAAGGGCCGGACCGCAGATTCCATTGCCTTCTTCAGCCTTGACGACGTACTTGAACTCAACGTTGTCTGGAACCTTGGCCATCAGCTCCTTGTACGCCTCTGCCGGTATGCCGTAGCGGAGATAGACGTTGCTCTCGATGAGAACCTCCCTGTCATTGACCTTCGTAACCTTCATGACGACGTTGCCCGCCTTTGTCTTGACGTCTATACTTTTTGGAACTTCAACGAACTTGTATCCCTCCGGAAGGGTGATTCTCGTGACTTTTGTCTCGTTTATCGCCGCGTTGAGCCTGTAGGGGAAGTCCATGTTTCCAAGCTCAAGCCGCGGGTCGTAGTTGTAGACATAGGTATCGTTCACCTTGCTCACGAAACCCTGAAGAACCCAGTGGTACTTAACCACTAAAGGCCCGGTGGAGTTGACGTTGAGAATCGAGACGTTGCCCGAGAGAACCTTTATGCCCTTGCTCTCAAAGGTCTGTGCGTATTTCTGATAGAGGCTCTGTTCAGCCTGCTGGAGTCCCTGATAGGCAAACTGAACCTTTATGTAGTTAATGTACTCCTCCGGCTTGATGTATTCCTCCGTCGTATCGAGAATCGTCTTGTCCCCCTGGACGGTTATGTTGTTGTATATCTTCATCTCCCACGTTGTGTAGTTCTCCACACCCCTCTTTCCAGTATAGGTTATCATAACTGGCTCAAGCTTGGAGTAGAGAACGCTGAGGTCATCCTTTGTAATACCCTTCTTGAGGTAAATAATTGAATGGACCATGATTGTGTCGCCGGTGGCATTGACGTCAAGCTGGATGTAACTACCGTTGGACTCAACCCTAAAGCCCTTGGTCACGTTTTCTACCTTGGCCCCCTCTGGGAGGTGCACTGTGAAGTAGTTCTCAAGGTACATCGAGCCGTTTACGGCAGTAGGGTCAATCCTTGAGAGGTCCACTATGCGGAGGGCATCGAGGGAAATCTCCCATGAATTATCGTATGAGTAGTAGCGCGCAAAGTTGGGTATTGTTCCGTTTATAACGGTCACAAGGGGTCCCGTGGTGTTATAGCCAAGAATTTCAGCGGTGGCGTTCTCCAGGCTAAGACCGAGCTGAGAGAGAACCTGGCTCTCCTGGGTGATGAACAGTTTGGTGGCGTTTTCAAGCCCCATCTTAAGTATGCTCTGCTTGGTCTGGTTTAGCATCTCTTCCGGACTGTAGAATATCGTCTTGAGCGTTACCCTAGCACTCCCGTCCCAAGAAACCCAGTACTCGTTCTTCTGGACCTCCTTGTAGTCGTTGGAAGCAGACACACTG from Thermococcus sp. includes:
- a CDS encoding CGP-CTERM sorting domain-containing protein, coding for MRKFGFLIVALLLLGVVAGSVSASNDYKEVQKNEYWVSWDGSARVTLKTIFYSPEEMLNQTKQSILKMGLENATKLFITQESQVLSQLGLSLENATAEILGYNTTGPLVTVINGTIPNFARYYSYDNSWEISLDALRIVDLSRIDPTAVNGSMYLENYFTVHLPEGAKVENVTKGFRVESNGSYIQLDVNATGDTIMVHSIIYLKKGITKDDLSVLYSKLEPVMITYTGKRGVENYTTWEMKIYNNITVQGDKTILDTTEEYIKPEEYINYIKVQFAYQGLQQAEQSLYQKYAQTFESKGIKVLSGNVSILNVNSTGPLVVKYHWVLQGFVSKVNDTYVYNYDPRLELGNMDFPYRLNAAINETKVTRITLPEGYKFVEVPKSIDVKTKAGNVVMKVTKVNDREVLIESNVYLRYGIPAEAYKELMAKVPDNVEFKYVVKAEEGNGICGPALLVGLALLPLLLLRRR
- a CDS encoding 50S ribosomal protein L39e, which codes for MSRYKPLAKKLRLAKANKQNRRVPVWVIVKTNRKVLTHPKRRHWRRTKLKE